One Dunckerocampus dactyliophorus isolate RoL2022-P2 chromosome 18, RoL_Ddac_1.1, whole genome shotgun sequence genomic region harbors:
- the bri3 gene encoding brain protein I3 → MDNKPLIQDRPPAYNTVPGAYEYGPQQHSYGAIPPPAPPPYQYPDGGQGYPPAQTGTAVSQQPYAGTYTVIQPSVVVVGGCPACRVGVLEDDFTCLGILCAIFFFPLGILFCFALRQRRCPNCGATFG, encoded by the exons ATGGACAACAAACCCCTTATTCAGGACAGACCTCCCGCCTACAACACTGTTCCCGGGGCTTACGAGTATGGCCCGCAGCAGCACAGCTACGGGGCAATCCCACCTCCCGCCCCGCCGCCCTACCAGTACCCAGACGGCGGCCAAG GGTACCCCCCAGCCCAAACGGGTACGGCTGTGTCCCAGCAGCCCTACGCTGGGACCTACACAGTCATCCAGCCCTCTGTGGTGGTGGTAGGAGGCTGTCCCGCCTGCAG agtTGGTGTTCTGGAGGATGACTTCACCTGCCTGGGAATTCTCTGCGCCATCTTCTTCTTTCCGCTGGGCATCCTATTCTGTTTCGCCCTGCGTCAGAGACGGTGTCCCAACTGCGGCGCCACCTTCGGATAG